CGGGCCGCCAAACTGCGTATGCTGCAGCGATTTTCGGTCCGAGGATCGACGTGGCGGTGCTGCGCGCTGTGTGTCCGGCCGCCGTCGACGGGCTGCCGGCCTGCCTGGAGACGGGCGTCCTGGTTGCCGATACCGCGACGGTGCATTTCCGCCACGAGCTGGCCCGCCGCGCCACCTACGAACAGATCCCGGCCTTCGAGCGCCGGTCACTGCACCGCCGGGTGCTCGACGCGCTCGCCGAGTACTCAGACCCGAACATGCTGAACCTGTTGGCTTTTCACGCCGACCAAGCCCGCGACAGCGAGGCGGTCATCCGGTACGGTCCTGACGCCGCCGCACGCGCATCCGCGCTGGCTGCCTACGCCGAGGCCGCCGAACTGTTCGCCCTGACGCTGCGTCACGCCGACGCGGTGCCCGACCATCGGCGCGTCGAGTGGGTCGAACAGCACGCGCTCAACAGCAACCTCGCCGGCCACGGCGAGGCCGCCGCGGGCTCTTTCCGGCAGGCGGCGGACATGCGGCGGGCGCTGGGCGATCGACTCCGCGAAGGCGACAACCTGAGATGGTTGTCCTACTGGTTGTGGGCGATGGGCCGCACGACCGAGGCCCTCGAGGTCGGTCGCGAGTCGGTCCGCCTCCTCGAGGATCTCGGCCCGTCGCGGGAATTGGCATGGGCGCTGGTGAACCTGACCGAACTGGCCGCGGTCGGATACGACCCGCAGTGCCCCGACTATTCCGCGCGCGCCGTCCGCCTCGGCGAACAACTCGGCGACCGCGCGGTGGCGGTGCGGGCGCGCTGCCACGGCACGCTGTCTACGGTGACCCGAACGGGCACGGGTTGGGAAGTGCTGGAATCGGTTTGGCGTGAGGCCATGGGCGACGACCTCGGCCCAGAGCATGCCGGCATCATCGGCGTGGTGCTGTGCTGGAACGCCGCTCACCATCACCGCCTCGACGACGCCGATCGCTACATCCGCACCAGTTCGGCCTTCTGCCGCGAACACGACCTGCGGGTGTTCGAGACGTTGACGACGGCGACGGCCTCTCTTACGGCGCTGCACCGCGGCGACTGGGTCAACGCGGCGTCGGCGGCCGAAGACGTGCTGACGAAGCCGGCGTTGTCCCCGCTGCACCGCTACCTGCCGTTGGTGACCCTGGCGCTGACCCGCGCGCGCCGCGACGACGCCCGCGTGTCCGATCTCCTCGATGAGGCGGTGGCCATCAGCGAGCCCCACGACGTGTACCGGCTCGGGTTGGTGTGGGCGGCGCGCGCCGAGGCCGCGTGGCTCGCCGGGGACGACGCGACCGCCCGCGCGGAAGCACTCGGCGGCCTGGCGGTGTGCACCGAACACACCGACCCCTGGCGCGTCGGGCAGTTGCAGCGCTGGGTGCGGCTCGCCGGCGGAGAGCACGGCATTGCGCCGAGCACCGACGTCATCACGCCGTATCGTCATGAGCTGCAGGGTGATTACGCGGCGGCCGCCGCGGAGTGGACTCGGCTCGGGTGTCCTACGACGCGGCGCTGGCCCAACTCGGCGGTGACGCCGACGCGGTCGCGGCCGCGCTGCAGACGTTCACCGACCTGGGCGCACCTGCAGCGGCCCGCCGCGCCGAGCAGCGGCTCGCCGAGCTCCGCGGCCGCGCCGACCGGCGCAACAAGGCCACCATCGCCGACCCCCGCGGGTTGACGCGCCGCGAGCACGAGGTCCTCGAACTTCTCGCCGCCGGCCACAGCGACGCCGAGATCGCCGCCGCGCTGTACATCAGCCCGAAGACCGCGAACCGGCATGTCGGTTCGATCCTCGCCAAATTGGGCGTCCGCAACCGCACCCAGGCGGCGGCCCACGCGCGGCTATCCGAGTGACGCCGGCGCCGAGAGCACCACGGCCGCAGCGCCGATCAGGCCCGCATCGCCGCCCAGTTCGGCCGGCACCACCTGCAAGTCGTGCAGGAAACTCAACCCGGCAT
The window above is part of the Mycolicibacterium rutilum genome. Proteins encoded here:
- a CDS encoding helix-turn-helix domain-containing protein, which encodes MTRREHEVLELLAAGHSDAEIAAALYISPKTANRHVGSILAKLGVRNRTQAAAHARLSE
- a CDS encoding ATP-binding protein yields the protein MHDRLDRHRQQAAQGQGSTVLLRGEAGAGKTAVIAEFLAKQPGDTKVLQGWCDPLSTPRPLGPLIDMLTGVAPEHAVDLRAGVDAGDVEAVHAAVTAVLASGPTWVCVVEDVHWADGATLDLLRYLAGRIESLPVLLVVSYRDDEVGDRHPLAVLLNELAAADHVAVEPLSEAAVAELSAGSGVHPAELHRLTGGNPFYVTEVLAAGPAALRDGPLPPSVYDAVWGRLARLSMAGRQTAYAAAIFGPRIDVAVLRAVCPAAVDGLPACLETGVLVADTATVHFRHELARRATYEQIPAFERRSLHRRVLDALAEYSDPNMLNLLAFHADQARDSEAVIRYGPDAAARASALAAYAEAAELFALTLRHADAVPDHRRVEWVEQHALNSNLAGHGEAAAGSFRQAADMRRALGDRLREGDNLRWLSYWLWAMGRTTEALEVGRESVRLLEDLGPSRELAWALVNLTELAAVGYDPQCPDYSARAVRLGEQLGDRAVAVRARCHGTLSTVTRTGTGWEVLESVWREAMGDDLGPEHAGIIGVVLCWNAAHHHRLDDADRYIRTSSAFCREHDLRVFETLTTATASLTALHRGDWVNAASAAEDVLTKPALSPLHRYLPLVTLALTRARRDDARVSDLLDEAVAISEPHDVYRLGLVWAARAEAAWLAGDDATARAEALGGLAVCTEHTDPWRVGQLQRWVRLAGGEHGIAPSTDVITPYRHELQGDYAAAAAEWTRLGCPTTRRWPNSAVTPTRSRPRCRRSPTWAHLQRPAAPSSGSPSSAAAPTGATRPPSPTPAG